The Aneurinibacillus migulanus genome contains the following window.
AAATAACTATTTTTAATACCGGAGGGTAGTTTTACCGTATCAGAAGATGTTCCCATCGTATAATCTACTCTTAGATCATACGTATAAACATCTTCAATTTGGTTAGCTACTTTTAGCAAGGCTGTTTGAGTGCCAAAAGCAGTTATCAATAAAACAGTGCTTACAACAACACCAATTGAGCTCGCTAAAGCTTTTGGTTTATTTAAAAATATATTTCTCAAAATGAGTTTATAACTGTAGGAAATATAACTCCATAAACCCGGAACTCTTTCTATAAATAGCTTTTTCATCTTCTTTGGCGGTTTAGGACGCATTGCCTGAGCCGCACGTTCTTTTAATATAGTTCTACCACTTAAGTAACATGACAGAAGCCCAAAAGCACTAGAGAAAATAATGGGAGGAATGATTGAATAAAAAGAAAGTGAGTATTTAATGTCAGGCAGAGAGTAGGACCTTGCACTCGACGCCGTTACTAATGGAATAAATACACTAGCGGCAATAGCACAACCTATGATTGAGCCTATTATAGCTACCAACACAGGGTATCCCATGTAATGAAGCATGATATTTCTGTTTCTTACACCTAAAGCCTTCATAATACCTACTTGATTTCTTTGGGAATCTATAATCCTCGACATTGTAAGAAATAGGATAATCGCTTCAATCAAAAAGAGAACTAAAGGTATAACCTTACTCATCAATTTATTATTATGTATCGTTTGATTTATTTGAGAATAATTGAAAGTCCGTTCTTTACTTACTTGATCCAAATAAGTAAGTTGTTTGGATTGTACTTCAATTGATTTACCTAAGTTGTTAATATCGTAACCTTCTTGAGCATCAATCATGATTTCATTATAGTAAAAGCCGTCTACGATTTCAGGTATTGTCTCTTCGGCAATATAAGCTATTCCGTAGGTTTTATGGTCTTGTATTTCGTTCTTTTTTGCATGTTCAACATTCTCATCCAAGCCACTAATTGTAAACTTAAAATTTCTTTCATTCGCACTTAAGCTGATTTGATCACCGACACGATAATGATGTTCTTTAGCATAACGGGAATCTAATAAGATCTCATCCTTTTTTGACGGGATACTCCCCTCAATCATAGTAGGCGTGTTTATTTCATTTTGTACGGGGATCGAATGAATTTTTAATGAAGCTTTATAATCTTCAAAGGCTTGCGTGGCATCAAAGGTATAACGTCCTTCTATTTTATTTATACCTTCAATTTTGCTTAAACCAGCCACATCTTCTTTGGAAAGTTGACTGTAATACACATTTAAGTCGCTTAAATTATGTTCTTTAAAGTAAACCTTAACATAAGCACTAAGATTATCACTATAAGTTACCAGACCCGCATAGAAAAAAGCTCCTACTGCGATAACCAAAACTAAGGCTATAAATTGCCCTATAGATTGTTTAATATCCCTTAATAATTTTAAAAATAATTTCATGATTACCACTCAATCCCTTCAACACTTTGTTTTTCATCATTAATCGTAACGCTTTCTATCATTCCGCTTTTAACCTTAATAATTTTATCAGCCATAGGAGCAATTGCAGAATTATGTGTGACCAAAACGACACATTTTTTCGTTTCCTTGTTCAAATCTTGAAGAAGCTTTAAGACGGACTTACCTGTAACATAATCCAAAGCTCCAGTTGGTTCATCACAGAGTAAAAGTAAAGGATTTTTTGCAACAGCTCTAGCTATAGCAACTCTTTGTTGTTCTCCTCCAGAGAGCTGGGAAGGGAAGTTTTTGATACGATTCTTTAATCCGACTTTATGTAAAATATCTTTAGCATCCAGATGGTTTTTACATACTTCAGTGGCAAATTCAACATTTTCTAGAGCGTTTAAATTCGGAATTAAGTTATAGAATTGAAATACAAAGCCAACTTTCTCACCACGATATTCTGTTAACTTTTTTTCGTTGAATCTTGTTATTTCTTGATCACCAACAAACACTTGACCTGAGGTAGCCGTATCCATACCGCCAAGTATATTCAAAATCGTACTTTTACCGGCACCGCTTGCACCCAAAATAACGACGAATTCTCCCTCAGATATGGAAAAATCAACACCATCAAGGGCCTTGATTAGCACTTCTCCTATTTTGTATTCTTTCGTTACTTTTTTGAATTCGATTAACTTTTTCACTTATTACATCTCCTCGTATAGTATTTTTGTAAACGTCAAGTAACTCCCAAACATAGTTCACTTCATCTTTCCATTCATCAAAATGAGAAATCTGGACGATTTCATCAATATTATAGTAATCAGAAATAATCGAAGGACTATTTGCTTTAGGACGTTCAATAATACATAATCTTCAGATATAATGTATTATTTTCTCGCAGTAAAAATTTGCTTTTTTAGCTCATTAAAAAACAAATCAAGAACGTCTTTTTTTGGTGGTACTACTCTTATGATATTTTGACAGGGTAGCGTGGTTGGAAGTAAGAGATTCGGAAAAAAGAAGAAGTTGGCCCTGTGCTCCAGCAGAAGAAAGGCAGACGTGTCTTTTTCCGACCGCTCCCACCCACCGCCCTTCCTTCTTTTCTTACCTCCTACCACAAGAATATGTACATTTATAAAGTAAGATGTATATAGCCCCCGATTATTTATTTTATATATGCAAGCCACGCTTCATAAAATGCTTGAATAGTAGGATATCTTTTAGCTTTTTCTTTATGTAGAGCTTTTTGACATACATTATATAGGTCTCGTGTACTTTCCCATTTTTCATAGCTTTTATCACTTCTTCCACCGATAAAGGCAAAAGCAATTCCTGCTAATACATACACATTCGTTTCACTTGTAATTTGTGCATGGAGCTCGTATTCCTCAGGCGCTTTGAAGCGACTTGATCCCCAAAAGTTTTCCCCAATTTTATTGAATACAGGTGCTTTTTGAAAGAAATCAATATCACAAATCGTAAGTTTGGATTGCTCAAAATTATATAAAATGCTACCGTCATAAAAATCAACCATGACGTATCCTAATGACTCAACATACGCCGCAAATTCAAAAATTTGTGTCAATATGTTAAGTCGTTTAGTTACACATAATTGTCTTAGCTTCACAAACGGTGAATGTAGTGCATGGTACTTTTCATACGGTGTAAAATCCCAATGATTGTGCATGCATTCCCCATCAACCCAATGAAACCTTAAGCAAAATCCATTTTTCGTTTGAAAGGAATTAATATATGGAACTAGTAAAGGATATTGAATTTGTTGGTACACTTCTTTTGCCTTCATTAATCGTTGCATCGCATCCTCTATATTACCCTTGTATTCTAAATTACGTGCACCAGCATACTTCAAAAAGTACTGTTGTCCATTTTCAATAATACCAAAGCTAATATTGCCTGAATCGTGCTGATCAAAAACAGTAAATACTTCTACATCCTTTAACCAATTAAAATTATGATACTCAGCTAATGTTATAGGATATTGATTTTTTCCTATTGCGATATTTATCACGTGCTGCTCCTAACTTTGAGCGAACGTAGTTTATAGAGGCATGATACGCATGCTCAAATTGTTTTTACCTCATACTTTGTTTTCTTCTGTTTGTTCATTAAACATCACTCCTTTCAAATAACTGCCCTTATTTACACTTAGAGATTATCGAAATACTCTTTCTTTTATTATACATGATAACAATAAAAGATAATGTGAAATCCCACATCATACCATCTCTTTAAAAACAACTATATTATCTTTTAAATGACTCTATTATTTTCTAAACAACTTCGCATTATGAGGGAAGCCATATTTTTCTGGTTGACCATTTTTATTTAAGTGGTTTTATGATAATGGTAACCGGGGTAGAACATTAAACAACTTGGGAGAGTGAATCCCGTACAATAAACTGTTCACCCCCTACTTATGGAAACCATGTTTGAGGCTGGTTGAGACATCGATCTCGTATTACAAGCGAAGCTATGGAACTACAAGAATGTTTAGGGGTACCGGCTATATCATGTATGAAGGAGGAGGAATGATGGATCCAGTCGTTGGTTTGGATGTAACCAAAGGGGAAAGTCAAGGACAGGCTTTTGTAGATAAGGGACAACCTTACGGAAAGAGCTTTCAGTTTCGTCACACTGCAGAAGGGTTGGAGGAGTTTCTGAGCCTGCTTAAAGAAATAGAAGAACATACAGACAGACGACCTGTGGTTGTGTTAGAGACAACTGAGCATTATCATGCGCCAGTCGTACACTATCTAGAGGAACTTGAGCCTTATAAGAGAAGAAGCATGAAGTGGTTAAACCTCAGAAATCTAACAAGATAACACTACTCGTTAACCAAGGTATATGTGTAGCTGAAGCTTCAGTTTTAAGCCACTCTAGAACAGGTCTTTCCAGAATATAAAGGGGTTTTCAGCGATTTGTTTTCTAGGGTGTCTCTTTATTTTTTTCATAGTACACCACATTAGAGGCTGTTTTAAATACAAATGAAGACAATTTAAAAAAAGCAATCGAAAGGCTATGTAACTATCGCCGTTCCAAAAAATGGGCCAAAAAAAGAGCTCAGAAAATAAGAGCTGCAGCAACCTGCAACCCATTTAAGAATATGGTTTATGAAAGTCATCTCGTGAGTTTAAATATATATTACTCTTCTTCTCCAGCGATATATCTGTATTTCGTGCCGTCCTGCTTTAGAGAATAGCCTGGTATGGCACGTCCCTCACTTTTTACTGATTCCACTTGCTGCCCTTCCTGTTTCTTATGATAGTAGTAGGTTGAGCGTGGAATACGGGCAAAACGCAAGACCAATCGTTTCGGATAGCCTTGCTGGATATAGCGTTCGGCTACTTCAAGTTTTTCAGCAAGTTAGCGATTTCTAATGCCTGCTCGCCAAGTAACCGTTTGAGCTGATCGTTTTCCTACGAAAGAGCTTCCCCATCGAAAGAGGGTACGATGGCAAGGTCAATCTCTCCATGTTTTCCGCTTTCTACCTCTCGTTTCCAGCGACTCACCATAGTAGTCGATAACTCATGACGACGAGCAACAGCTGCCAGATTACCGGTCTCTTTTGCTTCTTTCACTACTTGTTTTTTAAAATCGATCGAGTACTTTTTTCTTTTCACGAACCTCTTCCCCCTCTGTCACTCTAAATGTAATCAAAATACACTCATTGTGTCCAACTTCTCTAGGGGGGCCAAAGAGAGACTAATAAGGGTGTATCCTTTCCTATCATCTTTTCTTTTAGAAAAATTCCCTATCATTACTCATTTTAACGAAGGATACTTTCCTGTATCTGTCTATATCCTTACATTAACCTTATATTAATCTTACATTAAAGGAATTAACCCAGAAAAAAGAGAACGATTTATGAGATAAATAGCAAATTGGATGTAACAAGATAAATAAAATTTCATTTTATTCTGAAGACATATAAGAGGTGGTAATAGATGGGGTCCCTTCTAGAAGAGACCTATAGCTGACGATTATTATTTTGGTGGCAATGTTGTTTTCAATCATTATTAGAGGAATGCATTGCTTTCGAGGCAGTTAGATATTGTTTTCATTATTGTATTTTTTTCCATACGTAGCTCTCCCTGTTTTTCTTTTATGGATATGGTTAACTACTTACTACGTACTTGATGAAAATAACTTAATCATTAAATATCGTCAGCACCATCTCATAGAAAGGATGGCACATTTTTTTCGTTTTGAGGGTATTTGTTGCTCCTAGCTTGATGGCGATTGGTGCTACCCCTAAAGGAAGTTTTTCGTATTATTAAAAATTTCAAGGTATTGTTACAAGGATGGGAGAAACAAAATGATAATGAATTTTTCTGCTCGAATATTACTATTTGCTACATTTTTAATGAATTTAGGAACGTTTGCTGTTTATACTTTTTTAGCTATTTATTTATCAAACATACTTCAATTTTCAGCACTTCAGGTTGGAAGTGTATTAACCGTTTTAATGTTAACCTCAAGGATTCTTCCCTTTTT
Protein-coding sequences here:
- a CDS encoding ABC transporter ATP-binding protein, whose amino-acid sequence is MKKLIEFKKVTKEYKIGEVLIKALDGVDFSISEGEFVVILGASGAGKSTILNILGGMDTATSGQVFVGDQEITRFNEKKLTEYRGEKVGFVFQFYNLIPNLNALENVEFATEVCKNHLDAKDILHKVGLKNRIKNFPSQLSGGEQQRVAIARAVAKNPLLLLCDEPTGALDYVTGKSVLKLLQDLNKETKKCVVLVTHNSAIAPMADKIIKVKSGMIESVTINDEKQSVEGIEW
- a CDS encoding IS110 family transposase yields the protein MDPVVGLDVTKGESQGQAFVDKGQPYGKSFQFRHTAEGLEEFLSLLKEIEEHTDRRPVVVLETTEHYHAPVVHYLEELEPYKRRSMKWLNLRNLTR
- a CDS encoding ABC transporter permease; the protein is MKLFLKLLRDIKQSIGQFIALVLVIAVGAFFYAGLVTYSDNLSAYVKVYFKEHNLSDLNVYYSQLSKEDVAGLSKIEGINKIEGRYTFDATQAFEDYKASLKIHSIPVQNEINTPTMIEGSIPSKKDEILLDSRYAKEHHYRVGDQISLSANERNFKFTISGLDENVEHAKKNEIQDHKTYGIAYIAEETIPEIVDGFYYNEIMIDAQEGYDINNLGKSIEVQSKQLTYLDQVSKERTFNYSQINQTIHNNKLMSKVIPLVLFLIEAIILFLTMSRIIDSQRNQVGIMKALGVRNRNIMLHYMGYPVLVAIIGSIIGCAIAASVFIPLVTASSARSYSLPDIKYSLSFYSIIPPIIFSSAFGLLSCYLSGRTILKERAAQAMRPKPPKKMKKLFIERVPGLWSYISYSYKLILRNIFLNKPKALASSIGVVVSTVLLITAFGTQTALLKVANQIEDVYTYDLRVDYTMGTSSDTVKLPSGIKNSYFLSTFPVEFIKDNEKENATLVVTEKENNLIHFFDENDNRISLENNGLLVPKSYADKYHISEGDIIKIKFTAPELKNKSVDMKVLNISTQYSNPSFYSTPAYLKSFDIDYSPTSLLVEANSSTDLISVRNFFEQDHHVDTIADKNDLKKSAQYILKQNSFVFIMFITCAVILSFGAIYTISSINIYERSRELATLKVLGYQKNKINRLIFFENIILTTFAVIVALPISGYVYTIIVKALSSTHQQIPDKLNIFIMLVSIILAFLLTILSNLLLRRKVTKINMIESLKSIE
- a CDS encoding serine/threonine protein kinase, which codes for MINIAIGKNQYPITLAEYHNFNWLKDVEVFTVFDQHDSGNISFGIIENGQQYFLKYAGARNLEYKGNIEDAMQRLMKAKEVYQQIQYPLLVPYINSFQTKNGFCLRFHWVDGECMHNHWDFTPYEKYHALHSPFVKLRQLCVTKRLNILTQIFEFAAYVESLGYVMVDFYDGSILYNFEQSKLTICDIDFFQKAPVFNKIGENFWGSSRFKAPEEYELHAQITSETNVYVLAGIAFAFIGGRSDKSYEKWESTRDLYNVCQKALHKEKAKRYPTIQAFYEAWLAYIK
- a CDS encoding transposase is translated as MKRKKYSIDFKKQVVKEAKETGNLAAVARRHELSTTMVSRWKREVESGKHGEIDLAIVPSFDGEALS